Proteins encoded by one window of Pseudonocardia alni:
- a CDS encoding UvrD-helicase domain-containing protein, giving the protein MPTLIMTKWPKKLDGSVRSKAMAFLQKLSADDTVPGLHVEPIQGSADPRVRTGRVDDFWRAVMFRLDGDGERHYVIHGVWPHDEANKVAERVRLKVNPINGLPQIEETPAGTDTPAVPEPTVPEPGATVVAEPEAVVQAGEPVVDKPLLARRGRTRTALVDRLGLPEEIADAALAAPDEDAVLALAQRHEGWIGLLLVDLTSTDSIDEIHDKLQLDDPAPTTGTEDDQLLVSLRKPAAAAQFAFIDDQDELRRVIEDGDFGAWRVFLHPEQRTYVTKDYNGPFRLSGGAGTGKTVVLVHRARRLARQNPQARIVLTTFTTNLADALRESLAQLDPRVPQAAKLGDPGVFVAGVDALAAAVIRGVDVAKAVQSVLGEERSSPNGRVPGTRWRAVLDTAGTDLPPEIANETFLATEYALIVLPHAVRTEAEYLRVRRPGRGVALDRGKRAAVWALISAYRAQNRIDGTLDFGEAAAVAAARLRETGPLADHVLVDEGQDLSPAHWQLLRALAADGTDDLFIAEDSHQRIYGPRTVLSHYGIKIVGRSRRLTLNYRTTAQNLHYALSILDGGSYVDLEEEPEATGYRSARSGPNPRIEPVTSLTGELDTIAARLTGWLEAGEAPETIAVLVQDRFQRERVVTGLAERGVPVRAVDREQPTAGKPLVMTMHRAKGMEFIKVVLADVGQRTAAETARLAVLDESGRHDAELRTRSLIYVAATRARDELSVIQRSSSGRT; this is encoded by the coding sequence GTGCCCACGCTCATCATGACTAAATGGCCGAAGAAGCTCGACGGCTCGGTGCGATCGAAGGCGATGGCCTTCCTGCAGAAGCTGTCGGCGGACGACACCGTCCCGGGGCTGCACGTCGAGCCGATCCAGGGGTCCGCGGACCCGCGGGTGCGCACCGGCCGGGTCGACGATTTCTGGCGCGCGGTCATGTTCCGCCTCGACGGCGACGGGGAGCGGCACTACGTCATTCACGGCGTCTGGCCACACGACGAGGCGAACAAGGTCGCCGAACGCGTCCGGCTGAAGGTCAACCCGATCAACGGGCTACCGCAGATCGAGGAGACGCCCGCAGGGACGGACACACCCGCCGTGCCCGAACCGACGGTGCCGGAGCCGGGCGCCACTGTTGTCGCCGAACCGGAGGCCGTCGTGCAGGCGGGCGAACCGGTCGTCGATAAGCCGCTGCTGGCCCGGCGCGGGCGGACGCGGACCGCGCTCGTTGACCGGCTCGGCCTGCCCGAGGAGATCGCCGACGCGGCCCTCGCCGCGCCGGATGAGGACGCCGTCCTCGCCCTCGCACAGCGGCACGAGGGCTGGATTGGGCTCCTACTCGTTGACCTGACCAGCACGGACTCGATCGACGAGATCCACGACAAGCTCCAGTTGGACGACCCGGCGCCGACGACCGGCACCGAGGACGACCAGCTCCTCGTCTCACTCCGCAAGCCGGCCGCCGCCGCGCAGTTCGCCTTCATCGACGACCAGGACGAGCTGCGTCGGGTCATCGAGGACGGGGACTTCGGCGCGTGGCGGGTGTTCCTGCATCCCGAGCAGCGCACCTACGTCACGAAGGACTACAACGGGCCGTTCCGGCTGTCCGGCGGCGCGGGGACCGGCAAGACGGTCGTGCTCGTCCACCGCGCGCGGCGGCTGGCTCGGCAGAACCCGCAGGCCCGCATCGTTCTGACGACGTTCACCACGAACCTTGCCGACGCTCTCCGCGAAAGCCTGGCGCAGCTCGACCCGCGGGTGCCACAGGCCGCGAAGCTCGGCGATCCCGGTGTGTTCGTCGCGGGCGTCGATGCTCTCGCCGCCGCGGTGATCCGCGGCGTCGACGTGGCGAAGGCCGTGCAGTCGGTGCTGGGTGAGGAGCGGTCGAGCCCGAACGGCCGCGTCCCCGGCACCCGCTGGCGGGCCGTCCTCGACACGGCGGGCACCGACCTGCCGCCCGAGATCGCCAACGAGACGTTCCTGGCCACCGAGTACGCGCTGATCGTCCTGCCGCACGCCGTGCGCACCGAGGCCGAGTACCTCCGCGTCCGGCGCCCCGGCCGCGGCGTCGCACTCGACCGGGGCAAGCGCGCCGCCGTGTGGGCGTTGATCTCCGCCTACCGAGCCCAGAACCGCATCGACGGGACGTTGGACTTCGGCGAGGCCGCCGCCGTCGCCGCCGCGCGGTTGCGAGAGACCGGCCCGCTCGCCGACCACGTCCTGGTCGACGAGGGCCAGGACCTCTCCCCCGCCCACTGGCAGCTGCTCCGCGCCCTCGCGGCCGACGGCACGGACGATCTGTTCATCGCGGAGGACTCCCACCAGCGCATCTACGGCCCGCGGACTGTGCTGAGCCACTACGGCATCAAGATCGTCGGCCGCTCCCGGCGGCTCACACTCAACTACCGCACGACCGCCCAGAACCTGCACTACGCGCTCTCGATCCTCGACGGCGGTTCCTATGTGGACCTAGAGGAGGAACCTGAGGCGACGGGCTACCGGTCGGCCCGCTCCGGCCCGAACCCGCGGATCGAGCCGGTCACCTCACTGACCGGCGAGCTCGACACGATCGCCGCCCGGTTGACAGGCTGGCTCGAGGCCGGCGAGGCCCCCGAGACCATCGCGGTCCTGGTCCAGGACCGCTTCCAGCGCGAACGCGTGGTCACCGGCCTCGCCGAACGCGGCGTCCCGGTCCGCGCCGTGGACCGCGAGCAGCCGACCGCGGGAAAGCCGCTGGTCATGACCATGCACCGGGCCAAGGGCATGGAGTTCATCAAGGTCGTCCTCGCGGACGTCGGGCAACGCACTGCCGCTGAAACCGCCCGCCTTGCCGTCCTCGACGAGTCCGGCCGCCACGATGCCGAACTCCGCACCCGCTCCCTGATCTACGTCGCCGCCACCCGAGCCCGCGACGAACTGTCGGTGATCCAACGGTCGTCGAGTGGCCGGACGTGA